A genomic window from Streptomyces sp. MST-110588 includes:
- the eda gene encoding bifunctional 4-hydroxy-2-oxoglutarate aldolase/2-dehydro-3-deoxy-phosphogluconate aldolase, with product MYRWEITRAALAQRVFAIVRSETYDEASATADTLLSAGITSLEISLTTPFALEAVTTLARELGNDAVIGAGTVLDAASARMAVDAGARFLVSPSLDPEVIRTGHRYGVPVFPGVATPTEMVRALELGADAVKLFPASACHPGWLKDVRAALPQAAVLPTGGVSVESAPEWIAAGAVAVGMGAALSEGDRETVSKRAADLLARLADAAPASGADDDGLYGG from the coding sequence GTGTACCGCTGGGAGATCACCCGGGCCGCACTGGCGCAGCGCGTTTTCGCCATTGTCCGCAGCGAGACCTACGACGAGGCGAGCGCGACCGCGGACACCCTGCTGTCGGCCGGGATCACCAGCCTGGAGATATCCCTGACCACCCCCTTCGCGCTGGAGGCCGTCACGACCCTGGCCCGTGAGCTGGGCAACGACGCGGTCATCGGCGCCGGGACGGTCCTGGACGCCGCCTCCGCGCGGATGGCCGTCGACGCGGGCGCCCGCTTCCTGGTCTCGCCGAGCCTGGACCCCGAGGTCATCCGTACCGGCCACCGTTACGGCGTCCCCGTCTTCCCCGGCGTGGCGACGCCCACGGAAATGGTGCGCGCCCTGGAGCTGGGCGCGGACGCGGTCAAGCTCTTCCCCGCCTCCGCCTGTCACCCCGGATGGCTCAAGGACGTGCGGGCGGCCCTCCCGCAGGCCGCCGTGCTGCCCACGGGCGGTGTCTCCGTCGAGAGCGCCCCGGAGTGGATCGCCGCGGGGGCGGTCGCGGTGGGGATGGGGGCGGCGCTCTCGGAGGGGGACCGCGAGACGGTCTCCAAGCGGGCCGCCGACCTGCTGGCCCGGCTCGCCGACGCCGCCCCGGCGTCCGGCGCGGACGACGACGGGCTGTACGGGGGCTGA
- a CDS encoding ribonuclease domain-containing protein produces MTNPPRTIRNRALGLLGAALLAAAPAVAALPGTANAAPAAHAAASYRTTSYATAPHTAAVRAASVGRICESRLPSQAHDTLKLIDEGGPFPFPKDGTVFSNREGALPRKTSGYYHEYTVITPGSPDRGARRIVTGAQDQEDYYTSDHYRSFARVDFSC; encoded by the coding sequence ATGACAAACCCCCCTCGGACCATCCGTAACCGCGCCCTCGGCCTCCTGGGCGCCGCCCTGCTCGCCGCCGCCCCGGCCGTCGCCGCCCTGCCCGGCACGGCGAACGCGGCTCCCGCGGCCCATGCCGCCGCCTCCTACCGGACCACCTCGTACGCGACCGCGCCGCACACCGCCGCCGTGCGCGCCGCTTCCGTGGGCCGCATCTGTGAGTCCAGGCTGCCCTCCCAGGCGCACGACACCTTGAAGCTCATCGACGAAGGCGGCCCCTTCCCCTTCCCGAAGGACGGGACCGTCTTCTCCAACCGTGAGGGCGCCCTGCCGCGGAAGACGTCCGGCTACTACCACGAATACACCGTCATCACCCCCGGCTCGCCCGACCGTGGCGCCCGGCGCATCGTGACCGGGGCGCAGGACCAGGAGGACTACTACACCTCCGACCACTACAGGTCCTTCGCCCGCGTCGACTTCTCCTGCTGA
- a CDS encoding XRE family transcriptional regulator, whose amino-acid sequence MTEPSGDPAADLLAEPGPGPAPHSPAHPSAPAAADPPTDPAADLPSVAPRLRDLRQRSGLTLEAAARRVGLSPAHLSRLETNRRQPSLPVLLALARTYGTTVSDLLGEAAPERNPIVRADRTEPSEAGGWTYWTVGAAGRAMQALRVHVPQRAQGDLVRVHPGEEWLYVLKGRLRLILGEAVHVLEPGDAAHFDSTTPHRITAASPGGADLLFVHTLLRSGAAELCLGDAVPRRGL is encoded by the coding sequence ATGACCGAGCCGTCCGGCGACCCGGCCGCCGACCTCCTCGCGGAGCCCGGCCCGGGGCCCGCCCCGCACTCCCCCGCGCACCCTTCGGCACCGGCCGCCGCGGACCCGCCGACCGATCCGGCCGCGGACCTTCCCTCGGTCGCGCCCCGACTGCGTGACCTGCGGCAGCGCAGCGGTCTCACCCTGGAGGCGGCGGCCCGGCGGGTGGGGCTCTCGCCCGCCCACCTCTCCCGGCTGGAGACCAACCGCCGCCAGCCCTCCCTGCCGGTGCTGCTCGCCCTGGCACGTACGTACGGAACAACGGTATCCGACCTGCTCGGTGAGGCCGCGCCCGAACGGAACCCGATCGTGCGGGCCGACCGTACGGAACCCTCCGAGGCCGGCGGCTGGACGTACTGGACCGTCGGCGCCGCCGGGCGGGCGATGCAGGCCCTGCGGGTGCACGTCCCGCAGCGGGCACAGGGCGACCTCGTACGGGTACATCCGGGCGAGGAGTGGCTGTACGTCCTCAAGGGACGGCTGCGCCTTATCCTGGGTGAGGCCGTCCATGTCCTGGAGCCCGGTGACGCCGCCCACTTCGACTCGACGACCCCGCACCGCATCACCGCGGCCTCCCCCGGCGGCGCGGATCTCCTGTTCGTCCACACGCTGCTGCGCAGTGGCGCGGCCGAACTGTGCCTCGGTGACGCCGTACCGCGCCGCGGCCTGTGA
- a CDS encoding DUF6126 family protein: MPDTTRPPATAAGAPADVPTNSTRSVPPAGSSIPEARRSAESTDSAESTDRAVNAESAESSTSTRPPHTTEPPAGTPAQAVAAPGRKYVEDKPSRGLYWRVFIYVVATHVLLAFMSLIVIIAKSR; this comes from the coding sequence GTGCCCGACACGACCCGTCCCCCGGCCACCGCCGCCGGCGCCCCTGCGGACGTCCCGACGAACTCCACGCGCTCCGTGCCGCCCGCGGGTTCCTCCATACCGGAGGCCCGGCGGAGCGCGGAGAGTACGGACAGTGCGGAAAGCACGGACCGTGCGGTGAACGCCGAGAGCGCCGAGAGCTCCACGTCCACCCGGCCGCCCCACACCACTGAGCCCCCGGCCGGGACCCCGGCACAGGCCGTCGCCGCTCCCGGCCGTAAGTACGTCGAGGACAAGCCCTCGCGCGGCCTGTATTGGCGCGTCTTCATCTACGTCGTGGCCACCCACGTCCTGCTGGCCTTCATGAGCCTCATCGTGATCATCGCCAAGTCCCGCTGA
- a CDS encoding NAD(P)H-binding protein: protein MADKEILVLGGTGKTGRRVAQHVERRGAVARAASRSGRVRFDWYDESTWPAAVEGACAAYIVDSQQLDAVARMRAFTQFAVPRGVRKLVLLSARGVTAVPQELNVEGPVRESGADWTILRPSWFAQGFSEDAYLRDPVIGGELRLPAGDGRSPFIDAEDIAEVAAVALTEDGHEGQLYELSGSRSMTFGEAVEEIARATGRDIRYVPVSGEEYVRLLTGQGAPAELAEALATWMGVVRDGLDAHLSDGVRRVLGREPRDFTDFVKRTAAVWAAEESAGE, encoded by the coding sequence ATGGCAGATAAAGAGATCTTGGTCCTGGGCGGCACCGGCAAGACGGGCCGCCGGGTGGCGCAACACGTGGAACGGCGCGGCGCGGTGGCCCGCGCGGCCTCCCGCTCCGGCCGCGTCCGCTTCGACTGGTATGACGAGAGCACCTGGCCCGCGGCCGTCGAGGGCGCGTGCGCCGCGTACATCGTGGACTCCCAGCAGTTGGACGCCGTGGCACGGATGCGCGCCTTCACGCAGTTCGCGGTCCCCAGGGGCGTACGGAAGCTGGTGCTCCTCTCCGCCCGCGGGGTGACCGCGGTGCCCCAGGAGCTGAACGTCGAAGGGCCGGTCCGCGAGTCGGGAGCGGACTGGACGATCCTGCGGCCGAGCTGGTTCGCCCAGGGCTTCAGCGAGGACGCGTATCTGCGCGATCCGGTCATCGGCGGTGAGCTGCGGCTGCCCGCCGGGGACGGCAGGTCCCCGTTCATCGACGCCGAGGACATCGCCGAGGTCGCGGCGGTGGCGCTCACCGAGGACGGGCACGAGGGGCAGCTCTACGAACTGTCCGGGTCCCGTTCCATGACCTTCGGCGAGGCCGTCGAGGAGATCGCGCGGGCCACGGGCCGGGACATCCGGTACGTACCGGTGTCGGGCGAGGAGTACGTACGCCTGCTCACCGGGCAGGGCGCGCCGGCCGAACTCGCCGAAGCCCTGGCCACCTGGATGGGCGTCGTACGGGACGGCCTGGACGCCCATCTGTCGGACGGCGTCCGGCGGGTGCTCGGCCGGGAGCCGCGCGACTTCACCGACTTCGTCAAGCGCACGGCGGCGGTGTGGGCGGCGGAGGAGAGCGCCGGCGAATAA
- a CDS encoding AraC family transcriptional regulator — MDALTSLLHEARARGAQITRSVLEAPWSLRFTDGAPLTLITLLRGSAWIIKESPGHGAGAGRAERAGRADHAGRREADHAGRREAVAEGSRGPLLIKPGDMAVVRGPGPYVIADDPATAPRVVIHGPDRCTTPDGRDITAEMALGPRTCGERSADSAVLLVGSYQADGDVCDRLLSALPDVLVVPDESEHCAVLDLVAAELSRDAPGQQAVLDRMLDLLLVATLREWFERPEAHAPGWYRALDDPVVGTALRLLHDDPARPWTVATLAAETGVSRASLARRFTALVGEPPIAYLTDWRMAKAADLLRRPDVTVGSVARQVGYANAFALSAAFKRLRGLSPSEHRAAVRAVRP, encoded by the coding sequence GTGGACGCTCTGACCAGCCTTCTGCACGAAGCCCGTGCGCGCGGCGCGCAGATCACCCGGTCCGTGCTGGAGGCGCCGTGGTCCCTGCGTTTCACCGACGGCGCGCCGCTGACGCTGATCACGCTGTTGCGCGGCAGCGCCTGGATCATCAAGGAGAGCCCTGGGCACGGGGCCGGGGCAGGGCGCGCGGAACGTGCGGGGCGTGCGGACCACGCCGGGCGTCGCGAGGCGGACCACGCCGGGCGTCGCGAGGCGGTGGCCGAAGGCTCTCGTGGGCCGTTGCTCATCAAGCCCGGCGACATGGCCGTCGTACGGGGACCGGGCCCGTACGTCATCGCCGACGACCCGGCCACCGCGCCACGGGTGGTGATCCACGGGCCGGACCGGTGCACCACCCCGGACGGCAGGGACATCACCGCGGAAATGGCGCTGGGCCCACGGACCTGCGGCGAGCGTTCCGCAGACTCGGCCGTCCTGCTCGTCGGCAGCTACCAGGCGGACGGTGACGTCTGCGACCGCCTGCTGAGTGCGCTGCCCGACGTGCTGGTGGTGCCCGACGAGAGCGAGCACTGTGCCGTCCTGGACCTGGTCGCCGCCGAGCTCAGCCGGGACGCGCCGGGCCAGCAGGCCGTACTGGACCGGATGCTGGACCTGCTGCTGGTGGCAACGCTGCGCGAATGGTTCGAACGGCCGGAGGCACACGCCCCCGGCTGGTACCGGGCGCTGGACGACCCGGTCGTCGGCACCGCGCTGCGCCTGCTGCACGACGATCCGGCGCGCCCCTGGACGGTGGCGACGCTGGCCGCCGAGACCGGGGTCTCCCGCGCCTCGCTCGCCCGGCGCTTCACCGCGCTGGTCGGCGAGCCGCCGATCGCCTATCTGACGGACTGGCGCATGGCCAAGGCCGCCGATCTGCTGCGCCGGCCGGATGTGACGGTCGGCTCGGTGGCCCGTCAGGTCGGATACGCCAACGCCTTCGCGCTCAGCGCCGCCTTCAAGCGGCTCCGTGGCCTGAGCCCGAGCGAACACCGCGCGGCCGTACGTGCCGTACGTCCATGA
- a CDS encoding transcriptional regulator, producing MTPTPGPPPDVPEPAGIPGTPGAAVPPGTTAAGLLTAVIQELSPDADANRLLPRIAAGEAPREVFAAFVLEQRHILASDRRSFRHLARRSHLEPPVASFFHTLAEGEALALGKLEGLAAACALSRADLAAHEPRAGCQAYPSYVAWLALGAEPVDVVIALTANFAAWGSYCATVARAMRERYAFPDDACGFFDFFAEPDPALAERARAAVEHGLAAGRVTPACARRYGRLLQSYEIMFWSALSP from the coding sequence ATGACGCCGACACCCGGCCCCCCTCCCGACGTCCCCGAGCCCGCCGGCATCCCCGGAACACCCGGAGCGGCCGTGCCCCCGGGGACGACGGCCGCCGGTCTGCTGACCGCCGTCATCCAGGAGCTCTCCCCGGACGCGGACGCCAACCGCCTCCTCCCGCGGATCGCCGCGGGCGAGGCGCCCCGGGAGGTCTTCGCGGCGTTCGTCCTCGAACAGCGCCACATCCTCGCCTCCGACCGCCGCAGCTTCCGTCACCTGGCCCGGCGCTCCCACCTGGAGCCGCCCGTGGCGTCCTTCTTCCACACCCTCGCCGAGGGCGAAGCCCTGGCCCTGGGCAAGCTGGAGGGCCTGGCGGCGGCCTGTGCCCTGTCCCGGGCCGACCTGGCCGCCCACGAGCCGCGGGCCGGCTGCCAGGCGTATCCGTCGTACGTGGCGTGGCTGGCGCTCGGCGCCGAACCGGTCGACGTCGTGATCGCGCTGACCGCCAACTTCGCCGCCTGGGGCAGCTACTGCGCGACCGTCGCCCGGGCCATGCGCGAGCGGTACGCCTTCCCCGACGACGCCTGCGGCTTCTTCGACTTCTTCGCCGAACCCGACCCCGCCCTGGCTGAACGGGCTCGCGCCGCCGTCGAGCACGGCCTGGCCGCGGGCCGGGTGACGCCCGCCTGTGCCCGCCGGTACGGCCGCCTCCTCCAGTCGTACGAGATCATGTTCTGGTCGGCGCTCTCCCCTTGA
- a CDS encoding IclR family transcriptional regulator encodes MPSSSASTSAAAAPSPAKSAARPAAGGGSGGVQSLERAFDLLERMADAGGEVGLSELSAGSGLPLPTIHRLMRTLVVCGYVRQQPNRRYALGPRLIRLGESASRLLGTWARPFLARLVEETGETANMALLDGDEIVYVAQVPSRHAVRMFTEVGRRVLPHSTGVGKALLANHPPEEVRALLSRTGMPAATEKTITDPDRFLEALQEVRRLGYAVDDNEQEIGVRCIAVPVPDSPTAAAISISGPTGRVTEASIERTVPVLQHLASELSTALTTQNPS; translated from the coding sequence GTGCCGTCGTCCAGCGCCAGCACTTCCGCCGCCGCAGCCCCGTCTCCGGCGAAATCCGCCGCCAGGCCCGCAGCCGGCGGCGGCAGCGGTGGCGTCCAGTCCCTGGAGCGCGCCTTCGACCTGCTGGAGCGGATGGCCGACGCCGGGGGTGAGGTGGGTCTGAGCGAGCTCTCCGCCGGCAGCGGACTGCCGCTCCCCACCATCCACCGCCTGATGCGGACGCTGGTCGTCTGCGGCTACGTCCGCCAGCAGCCCAACCGGCGCTACGCCCTGGGCCCCCGCCTGATCCGCCTGGGCGAGAGCGCGTCCCGGCTGCTGGGCACCTGGGCCCGGCCCTTCCTGGCGCGGCTGGTCGAGGAGACCGGCGAGACCGCCAACATGGCGCTGCTGGACGGCGACGAGATCGTGTACGTGGCACAGGTGCCCTCGCGGCACGCGGTACGGATGTTCACCGAGGTCGGCCGCCGGGTACTGCCGCACTCCACGGGCGTGGGCAAGGCGCTGCTGGCCAACCACCCGCCCGAGGAGGTCCGGGCCCTGCTCAGCCGTACGGGAATGCCCGCCGCCACCGAGAAGACCATCACCGACCCGGACCGCTTCCTGGAGGCGCTCCAAGAGGTACGGCGGCTGGGCTACGCGGTGGACGACAACGAACAGGAGATCGGCGTCCGCTGCATCGCCGTCCCGGTGCCCGACTCCCCCACCGCCGCGGCCATTTCCATCTCCGGGCCGACCGGCCGCGTCACCGAAGCGTCGATCGAGCGGACCGTCCCGGTCCTCCAGCACCTCGCCTCCGAACTGTCCACCGCCCTCACCACCCAGAACCCGTCCTGA
- a CDS encoding serine/threonine-protein kinase, translating to MQSQDSAGIFSPLAADDPRVIAGYRLTARLGAGGMGKVYLSYTPGGRPVAIKVIRPEFSEDAEFRRRFKQEVQSAQRVQGLFTAPVIDSDADGPTPWLATAYVPGPSLAAAVAEHGRLPVPTVLLLVAGIAEALQVIHGAGIVHRDLKPSNVLLAADGPRVIDFGIARAADATSLTSSGVTVGTPTFMAPEQAAGRAVTAATDIFALGQVAAYAALGTPAFGEGTSHGVLYRVVHEEPNLDGLPEELRELVTRCLTKDPEGRPSVADVIALCGAASGQTQLRRPEDWLPTAVAADITGRAAAPAPAPTPPPPLETPAVPPAPPTAPPAAAAQGAQGPNMPVQVPQQPSPTELSTPQTPPTGFGPAAAYAPTATGPVPPAPGTPGTPAAPGTTTVSAVTSPDGQPKKKRTGLMVSLVLIGLLAFAGAGGGAVYYFMKDDGKKSAQATGTTKNTTKTQPTTAPTGPATGTPSPSGSQQPPASPLPDPAAAEHKSINVADEYHLALSDEQLRPTDADHDTDRDFVYQDNSYSDDEVSTETGKLVLLNPGQKGSLETCRNETRFTTKIPTKRLGRGAQMCLTTNAGHLALITVKGYAPESDPSKYMTVDVTVWRNAVTAQENN from the coding sequence ATGCAGAGCCAGGATTCGGCCGGAATCTTCTCGCCACTGGCGGCGGACGACCCGCGGGTGATCGCGGGCTACCGTCTCACCGCCAGGCTCGGCGCCGGCGGTATGGGCAAGGTCTACCTCTCCTACACGCCCGGCGGCCGGCCCGTCGCCATCAAGGTGATCCGGCCGGAGTTCAGCGAGGACGCCGAGTTCCGGCGGCGCTTCAAGCAGGAGGTGCAGTCCGCACAGCGCGTACAGGGGCTGTTCACCGCGCCCGTCATCGACAGTGACGCGGACGGCCCGACGCCCTGGCTGGCCACCGCTTACGTCCCCGGGCCCTCGCTGGCCGCGGCCGTCGCCGAGCACGGGCGGCTGCCGGTCCCGACGGTGTTGCTGCTCGTCGCCGGCATCGCCGAAGCGCTCCAGGTCATCCACGGTGCGGGCATCGTGCACCGCGACCTGAAGCCCTCCAACGTCCTGCTGGCGGCCGACGGCCCGCGCGTCATCGACTTCGGCATCGCCCGCGCCGCCGACGCCACGTCCCTGACCAGCAGCGGCGTCACGGTGGGCACCCCCACCTTCATGGCGCCCGAGCAGGCCGCCGGGCGCGCCGTCACCGCCGCCACCGACATCTTCGCGCTCGGCCAGGTCGCGGCGTACGCGGCGCTGGGCACCCCGGCCTTCGGCGAGGGCACCTCGCACGGCGTCCTGTACCGCGTCGTCCACGAGGAACCGAACCTGGACGGGCTCCCGGAGGAACTGCGGGAGCTGGTCACCCGGTGTCTGACCAAGGACCCCGAAGGCCGGCCGTCCGTCGCGGACGTCATCGCCCTGTGCGGCGCGGCCTCCGGGCAGACGCAGTTGCGCCGCCCCGAGGACTGGCTGCCCACCGCGGTCGCCGCCGACATCACCGGCCGTGCGGCGGCCCCCGCGCCCGCGCCGACCCCGCCGCCCCCGCTGGAGACGCCCGCCGTCCCGCCGGCGCCGCCCACGGCTCCTCCGGCCGCTGCCGCGCAGGGCGCCCAGGGTCCGAACATGCCGGTTCAGGTGCCCCAGCAGCCGTCCCCGACCGAGCTGAGCACTCCGCAGACCCCGCCCACCGGGTTCGGGCCGGCAGCCGCCTACGCCCCGACGGCCACCGGACCGGTACCCCCGGCCCCGGGCACCCCGGGGACTCCGGCGGCCCCGGGCACCACCACCGTGTCCGCCGTCACGTCCCCGGACGGACAGCCGAAGAAGAAGCGCACCGGCCTGATGGTCTCACTCGTCCTGATCGGGCTGCTGGCCTTCGCGGGCGCGGGCGGCGGCGCCGTCTACTACTTCATGAAGGACGACGGCAAGAAGAGCGCGCAGGCCACCGGCACCACGAAGAACACCACGAAGACGCAGCCGACCACCGCGCCCACCGGCCCCGCCACCGGCACGCCTTCGCCGTCGGGCAGCCAGCAGCCTCCGGCCTCCCCGCTGCCCGACCCGGCCGCCGCCGAGCACAAGAGCATCAACGTGGCCGACGAGTACCACCTGGCGCTCTCCGACGAGCAGCTCAGGCCCACCGACGCCGACCACGACACCGACCGGGACTTCGTCTACCAGGACAACAGCTACAGCGACGACGAGGTCTCCACCGAAACCGGAAAGCTCGTCCTGCTCAACCCGGGTCAGAAGGGCAGCCTGGAGACCTGCCGCAACGAAACCCGCTTCACCACCAAGATCCCCACCAAGCGCCTCGGCCGGGGCGCCCAGATGTGCCTGACCACGAACGCCGGGCACCTCGCCCTGATCACCGTCAAGGGGTACGCGCCCGAGTCGGACCCCAGCAAGTACATGACGGTCGACGTCACGGTATGGCGTAACGCCGTGACAGCCCAGGAGAACAACTGA
- a CDS encoding YfcC family protein produces MSDPAEGRRGFTFPGAPTVLAVVTVAVWLLAFVIPPGSYTRDSRGSPVQGSYHREASGRALVDRLEDLFLSPVNGLYGVRDAHTGEVGPDLSGDLFGSAGVFLFVLAIGAFITVVFATGALDRGIARLAHRLRDRGALLIAGVMTVFSLLGTVEGFAEETLGFYGLVVPLILALGYDRLVATATIILGAGVGVLASTVNPFATGVASSAADVPLGDGIVLRVAMWLVLTGVTIAYVVRYARRVRADPGRSLVGFGPGDREHAREAEAPPALTGLHKAVLVTVALVFAFMIFSVIPWAGALTGDTDARPYSFELGWTFPQLAALFVVASVLVGIVARMGEARISSTFVQGAADFLAPALVIVLARGVTVIMTNSHITDTVLHAVEGVVSQTPSALFGIMVYVVNLPLAFLIPSTSGHATLAMPVLAPLADFAGVARSVAVTSWQAASGWMNLWVPTTAVVMGGVALAGIGYDAYLRFVWPLLAVLAALICGFVALGAVVA; encoded by the coding sequence ATGAGTGATCCCGCCGAAGGCAGGCGCGGCTTCACCTTCCCCGGTGCGCCGACCGTGCTGGCCGTCGTCACCGTCGCCGTGTGGCTCCTGGCCTTCGTCATCCCGCCGGGCAGCTACACGCGCGACAGCCGGGGCAGCCCGGTCCAGGGCTCGTACCACCGGGAAGCGTCCGGGCGGGCTCTCGTGGACCGTCTGGAGGACCTCTTCCTCTCGCCGGTCAACGGGCTGTACGGAGTACGGGACGCGCACACCGGCGAGGTCGGGCCGGACCTGAGCGGTGACCTCTTCGGCAGCGCGGGGGTGTTCCTCTTCGTGCTGGCCATCGGGGCGTTCATCACCGTCGTCTTCGCCACCGGCGCCCTGGACCGCGGCATCGCCCGTCTGGCGCACCGGCTGCGCGACCGTGGCGCGCTGCTGATCGCCGGGGTGATGACCGTCTTCTCGCTCCTCGGGACGGTCGAGGGGTTCGCCGAGGAGACGCTCGGCTTCTACGGGCTGGTCGTGCCGCTGATACTGGCGCTCGGCTACGACCGGCTGGTGGCCACCGCGACCATCATCCTGGGCGCCGGCGTCGGCGTGCTGGCCTCCACCGTCAACCCGTTCGCCACGGGGGTCGCCTCCTCCGCCGCCGATGTCCCGCTCGGTGACGGCATCGTGCTGCGGGTGGCGATGTGGCTGGTGCTGACCGGCGTCACCATCGCCTACGTCGTCCGTTACGCGCGCCGGGTGCGGGCCGACCCGGGGCGCTCGCTCGTCGGCTTCGGGCCCGGCGACCGCGAGCACGCGCGGGAGGCGGAGGCGCCGCCCGCGCTGACCGGTCTGCACAAGGCCGTGCTGGTGACGGTGGCGCTGGTCTTCGCCTTCATGATCTTCTCGGTGATCCCCTGGGCCGGCGCGCTCACCGGGGACACCGACGCGCGCCCGTACTCCTTCGAACTGGGCTGGACCTTCCCCCAGTTGGCGGCGCTGTTCGTGGTCGCGTCCGTACTCGTGGGAATCGTCGCGCGGATGGGCGAGGCGCGGATCAGCTCGACATTCGTCCAAGGCGCGGCGGACTTCCTGGCGCCCGCCCTGGTGATCGTGCTGGCCCGAGGCGTCACCGTGATTATGACAAACAGCCACATCACCGACACGGTCCTGCATGCTGTCGAGGGCGTCGTCTCCCAGACCCCCTCGGCTCTCTTCGGGATCATGGTGTACGTGGTGAATCTGCCGCTGGCCTTCCTGATCCCCTCCACCTCCGGCCACGCCACGCTCGCCATGCCCGTCCTCGCCCCGCTCGCCGACTTCGCGGGGGTCGCGCGGTCGGTGGCGGTCACCTCCTGGCAGGCGGCCAGCGGCTGGATGAACCTGTGGGTGCCCACCACGGCCGTGGTCATGGGCGGCGTGGCGCTGGCCGGGATCGGGTACGACGCGTATCTGCGCTTCGTCTGGCCGCTGCTCGCCGTCCTGGCCGCCCTCATCTGCGGCTTCGTGGCGCTGGGCGCGGTGGTGGCCTGA
- a CDS encoding FAD-dependent monooxygenase — translation MTRNPRKAAVVGGGIGGLATAVLLRDGGWSVDVFERSPALPETGTALGMWPSALKALDALGVGERVRAVGRAQSAGAFLRPDGSRIATIDVTALRRRTGDVVHLLSRPDLLSLLYGALGEGVVRFGERVADLGALEGSYEVVVGADGLNSAARTALFGSAHRAVHAGATSWRGTVDGDIGSVTETWGDGLRFGITPTSGGRTNWFACAVLPEGAYFPGGEAAWLRGRFGHWHAGVRQVVEKVTEPEVLRLDLYHLDPPLPSYVKGRTALIGDAAHAMTPDLGRGACEALIDGVVLARALLAAPDVPTALRAYDRRRRPVTQRLARTSRLMNRMAHARRLTGLRDAAMRAALTLSGPPA, via the coding sequence ATGACGCGGAATCCTCGTAAGGCAGCCGTTGTCGGCGGCGGTATCGGCGGACTCGCCACGGCCGTTCTCCTTCGGGACGGAGGCTGGTCGGTCGACGTCTTCGAACGGTCCCCGGCTCTCCCGGAGACCGGAACGGCCCTGGGGATGTGGCCGTCCGCGCTGAAGGCCCTGGACGCCCTCGGCGTGGGGGAACGGGTGCGGGCCGTGGGGCGGGCGCAGAGTGCCGGCGCCTTCCTGCGTCCGGACGGGAGCCGTATCGCCACCATCGACGTCACGGCGCTGCGCCGGCGTACCGGTGATGTGGTGCACCTCCTGTCCCGTCCCGACCTGCTGTCGTTGCTGTACGGCGCGCTCGGCGAGGGGGTGGTGCGCTTCGGTGAGCGGGTGGCGGACCTGGGGGCGCTGGAGGGCTCGTACGAGGTGGTGGTGGGAGCCGATGGCCTCAACAGCGCTGCCCGTACCGCGCTTTTCGGCTCCGCCCACCGGGCGGTCCACGCGGGCGCCACCTCGTGGCGCGGAACGGTCGACGGGGACATCGGATCCGTCACCGAGACCTGGGGGGACGGGTTGCGGTTCGGCATCACTCCGACGTCCGGCGGGCGCACCAACTGGTTCGCGTGTGCGGTCCTGCCGGAGGGGGCGTACTTCCCGGGGGGAGAGGCGGCCTGGCTGCGGGGCCGGTTCGGCCACTGGCACGCCGGGGTGCGGCAGGTTGTGGAGAAGGTGACGGAACCCGAGGTGCTGAGGTTGGACCTGTATCACCTCGATCCGCCGCTGCCCTCGTACGTCAAGGGGCGCACCGCACTGATCGGGGACGCCGCCCATGCGATGACGCCCGACCTGGGGCGGGGTGCCTGTGAGGCGCTCATCGACGGGGTGGTGCTGGCCCGTGCCCTGCTGGCCGCGCCGGACGTGCCCACCGCCCTGCGCGCGTACGACCGGCGCCGCCGCCCGGTGACGCAGCGGCTGGCCCGTACCTCGCGCCTGATGAACCGGATGGCGCACGCCCGCCGGCTGACCGGTCTGCGGGACGCGGCGATGCGGGCGGCCCTGACGCTGAGCGGGCCGCCCGCCTGA